In Actinomadura citrea, a single window of DNA contains:
- a CDS encoding MCE family protein, producing MRNSTSILRLGGAILAVAVLAAVLLLVLQEPKQRHMTAYFTKAVGLYKGADVRILGIPVGEVTGVEPVGDAVKVELSYDAKYKVPAGAQAVIVNQTLVSDRYIQITPVYKGGAVLADGATLGTNRTAVPVEVDEVGGSLNELSKALGPQGANAPGANGEQGSLSRLLQVGAANLDGQGEDIRQTIADASKALSTLSTDRGDVAETIKNLRIITDAMKANDQQIKSFSGHLNGVSGQLAGEKEELSAALNTLAPTLKNVQRFVKGNRTELASNVRQLAQITGVLVKEKGALTEILTAGPLAVNNLARAYDPISGTIHTRDNFRQFHNLADWICSLAYSVGTPAKECLDFVTPYNGIGKALTGFGLDLSWITALTTHYDPVPVPPDAYGPRGRSGGSGKTSTTNKTAATGTQKKPTDITALLPGGGR from the coding sequence GTGCGTAACTCCACGAGCATCCTCCGCCTGGGCGGCGCGATCCTCGCCGTCGCGGTGCTGGCCGCCGTGCTCCTGCTGGTCCTCCAGGAGCCGAAGCAGCGCCACATGACGGCGTACTTCACCAAGGCGGTCGGCCTGTACAAGGGCGCGGACGTCCGCATCCTCGGTATCCCCGTCGGCGAGGTCACGGGCGTCGAGCCCGTCGGCGACGCGGTGAAGGTCGAGCTGAGCTACGACGCGAAGTACAAGGTCCCCGCGGGCGCGCAGGCCGTGATCGTCAACCAGACCCTCGTCTCCGACCGCTACATCCAGATCACGCCCGTCTACAAGGGCGGCGCCGTCCTCGCCGACGGGGCGACGCTGGGCACGAACCGCACCGCGGTGCCGGTCGAGGTCGACGAGGTCGGCGGGAGCCTGAACGAGCTGTCCAAGGCGCTCGGCCCGCAGGGCGCGAACGCGCCCGGCGCGAACGGCGAGCAGGGCTCGCTGTCGCGGCTGCTGCAGGTCGGCGCGGCGAACCTGGACGGGCAGGGCGAGGACATCCGGCAGACGATCGCCGACGCGTCCAAGGCGCTCAGCACGCTGAGCACCGACCGCGGCGACGTGGCCGAGACGATCAAGAACCTGCGGATCATCACCGACGCGATGAAGGCCAACGACCAGCAGATCAAGTCGTTCTCCGGGCACCTCAACGGCGTCTCCGGGCAGCTCGCGGGGGAGAAGGAGGAGCTGAGCGCGGCCCTCAACACCCTGGCCCCGACGCTGAAGAACGTGCAGCGGTTCGTCAAGGGCAACCGCACCGAGCTGGCCTCCAACGTCCGGCAGCTCGCGCAGATCACCGGAGTGCTGGTGAAGGAGAAGGGCGCGCTCACCGAGATCCTCACCGCAGGCCCGCTGGCGGTCAACAACCTGGCCCGCGCCTACGACCCGATCAGCGGCACGATCCACACCCGCGACAACTTCCGCCAGTTCCACAACCTGGCCGACTGGATCTGCTCGCTGGCGTACTCGGTGGGCACGCCCGCCAAGGAGTGCCTCGACTTCGTCACGCCCTACAACGGGATCGGCAAGGCGCTGACCGGGTTCGGCCTGGACCTTTCCTGGATCACCGCACTGACCACGCACTACGACCCGGTCCCCGTCCCGCCGGACGCCTACGGACCGCGGGGCAGGTCCGGCGGGTCCGGCAAGACGAGCACCACGAACAAGACCGCGGCGACCGGGACCCAGAAGAAGCCCACGGACATCACGGCACTGCTGCCTGGAGGTGGCCGATGA
- a CDS encoding MCE family protein → MRIPFRERNPVPIGLSAFAIIIVLVVLAMNLENIPFISGGNTHTAAFREAAGLRAGEEVRIAGVKVGKVTALDLDGDHVKVTFRVDDGVRLGDRTEADIKIKTVLGAHYLALTPRGRGRLGRNVPIERTHTPFEVVPAISELSQRVGAIDVQQVAKSFDVLSDTFKNSPEEVRASLQGLRRLSNTVASRDDELHELAGKAKDVSKLLADRNQDFAKLVQDGDKVLQAVQARREVIHQLLINTVTLSQQVNALINENDKQLRPMLDNLAKVNRILLKNQNNLDRILQLFAPFARQFSDVTGTGRWFDSWIQNLIPIPASIQNPPSGGGATTNKQGARPGGGSSGPGKTGNSDNPLPFLP, encoded by the coding sequence ATGAGGATCCCGTTCCGGGAACGCAACCCGGTCCCCATCGGGCTCTCCGCGTTCGCGATCATCATCGTGCTGGTGGTGCTGGCGATGAACCTGGAGAACATCCCGTTCATCTCCGGCGGCAACACCCACACCGCCGCGTTCCGGGAGGCGGCCGGGCTGCGGGCCGGCGAGGAGGTCCGCATCGCGGGCGTCAAGGTCGGCAAGGTCACCGCGCTGGATCTGGACGGCGACCACGTCAAGGTCACCTTCCGGGTCGACGACGGCGTGCGGCTCGGCGACCGCACCGAGGCCGACATCAAGATCAAGACGGTGCTCGGCGCGCACTACCTCGCGCTCACCCCGCGCGGGCGCGGCAGGCTCGGCCGCAACGTCCCGATCGAGCGGACGCACACCCCGTTCGAGGTCGTCCCGGCGATCAGCGAGCTGAGCCAGCGCGTCGGCGCGATCGACGTGCAGCAGGTCGCCAAGTCGTTCGACGTGCTGTCGGACACCTTCAAGAACTCCCCGGAGGAGGTCAGGGCCTCCCTGCAGGGGCTGCGCCGGCTGTCCAACACGGTGGCGTCCCGCGACGACGAGCTGCACGAGCTGGCCGGCAAGGCCAAGGACGTCTCCAAGCTGCTCGCCGACCGCAACCAGGACTTCGCCAAGCTCGTCCAGGACGGCGACAAGGTGCTCCAGGCGGTGCAGGCCAGGCGCGAGGTCATCCACCAGCTGCTGATCAACACCGTGACCCTGTCGCAGCAGGTGAACGCGCTGATCAACGAGAACGACAAGCAGTTGCGCCCGATGCTGGACAACCTGGCCAAGGTCAACCGGATCCTGCTGAAGAACCAGAACAACCTGGACCGGATCCTCCAGCTGTTCGCGCCGTTCGCCCGGCAGTTCTCCGACGTGACGGGCACCGGCCGCTGGTTCGACTCGTGGATCCAGAACCTGATCCCGATCCCCGCCTCGATCCAGAACCCCCCGTCCGGCGGAGGCGCGACGACGAACAAGCAGGGCGCCCGCCCGGGCGGCGGATCGTCCGGCCCCGGCAAGACCGGCAACAGCGACAACCCGTTGCCCTTCCTCCCGTGA
- a CDS encoding MCE family protein, with protein sequence MRTTSAAIKLGIFVVVTSLATGVLAMTISNMRFRETTTYKAIFSDVTGLLDNDDVRVAGVRVGQIEHIELYRGDKAEVTFSLQKENVFKAGLPTSTQAQIRYRNLMGQRYLALTDGAGQANDYLRPGGTIPVAQTTPALDLTTLFNGFRPLFRALEPKDVNTLAMQIIQVLQGEGGTINSLLAHVASLTNTLADRDKVIGQVIDNLNTVLGTIDERHDEVNQLITDLRGFVSGVSGDRRAIFDSVAAINELTGTTQDLLADARPDIRNDIAGLRKLTATFDANGKELDAGLQRTPKRLEGLVNISSYGSWFNMYICGLDARVRLPGGPVYQTPAIVNENARCK encoded by the coding sequence GTGAGGACGACCAGTGCGGCGATCAAGCTGGGGATCTTCGTGGTCGTCACCTCGCTGGCCACCGGTGTGCTGGCGATGACGATCTCCAACATGCGGTTCCGGGAGACGACCACCTACAAGGCGATCTTCTCGGACGTGACGGGCCTGCTCGACAACGACGACGTCCGCGTCGCCGGCGTCCGGGTCGGCCAGATCGAGCACATCGAGCTGTACAGGGGCGACAAGGCCGAGGTGACGTTCAGCCTCCAGAAGGAGAACGTGTTCAAGGCGGGGCTGCCCACGTCCACCCAGGCGCAGATCCGGTACCGCAACCTGATGGGCCAGCGGTACCTCGCGCTGACCGACGGCGCCGGGCAGGCCAACGACTACCTCAGGCCGGGCGGGACGATCCCGGTCGCGCAGACCACGCCCGCGCTGGACCTGACGACCCTGTTCAACGGGTTCCGGCCGCTGTTCCGCGCGCTGGAGCCCAAGGACGTCAACACGCTCGCGATGCAGATCATCCAGGTGCTCCAGGGCGAGGGCGGCACGATCAACAGCCTGCTCGCGCACGTCGCGTCGCTGACCAACACGCTCGCCGACCGGGACAAGGTCATCGGCCAGGTGATCGACAACCTGAACACCGTGCTCGGCACCATCGACGAGCGGCACGACGAGGTCAACCAGCTGATCACGGACCTGCGCGGGTTCGTCAGCGGGGTCTCGGGGGACCGCAGGGCGATCTTCGACTCGGTGGCGGCGATCAACGAGCTGACCGGCACCACGCAGGACCTGCTCGCCGACGCCCGCCCGGACATCCGCAACGACATCGCGGGGCTGCGCAAGCTCACCGCCACGTTCGACGCGAACGGCAAGGAGCTCGACGCGGGCCTGCAGCGGACGCCGAAGCGGCTGGAGGGGCTGGTGAACATCTCCTCCTACGGCTCCTGGTTCAACATGTACATCTGCGGCCTCGACGCGCGGGTGCGGCTGCCGGGCGGACCGGTCTACCAGACCCCGGCGATCGTGAACGAGAACGCGAGGTGCAAGTAG
- a CDS encoding MCE family protein gives MSERLRYRVLGTSMIVVIILLLALTVALYNKAFTPTLEVKVRSERAGLQLLPHSDVKVRGLIVGEVRGTDADAQGATLHLSLDPGKAKLIPRNVQARLLPKTLFGEKYVDLGIPAQAGPLGLRSGQVIQQDRSQAAVEIDKVLNDLLPLLQAVKPAELNATLNALATALQGRGDQIGRNLEEADELLRKINPQLGTLVHDLNALADVSDIYSAAAPDLLQTLRNLNVTSRTITDKKATIEQLIPATTALAQDGDVFMRQNAPKIIGFNIANRDGLDLIARYSPSLPCVFAGLMKLKPESQRVAGGNGSKTFNLTVEIVKPVPGYKYPLDKPEAKDQRDPRCYGLPNPKVPSPTYLALDGTQDDLWWKNPDDPNGGGSRGRALSNVFVDPGSMSEKDKIKNVLGPVTRTRADQLSDVAALMFGPLLADGSVVTVK, from the coding sequence ATGAGTGAGCGTTTGCGTTACCGGGTCCTCGGCACGTCGATGATCGTCGTGATCATCCTGCTGCTGGCGCTGACCGTGGCGCTGTACAACAAGGCGTTCACGCCGACGCTCGAAGTGAAGGTGCGGAGCGAGCGGGCGGGACTGCAGCTGCTGCCGCACTCGGACGTGAAGGTCCGCGGCCTGATCGTCGGAGAGGTGCGCGGCACCGACGCCGACGCGCAGGGAGCGACGCTCCACCTGTCGCTGGACCCGGGCAAGGCGAAGCTGATCCCGCGGAACGTCCAGGCGCGGCTGCTGCCGAAGACGCTGTTCGGCGAGAAGTACGTGGACCTGGGGATCCCGGCGCAGGCGGGCCCGCTCGGGCTGCGCTCGGGCCAGGTGATCCAGCAGGACCGCTCCCAGGCCGCCGTCGAGATCGACAAGGTGCTGAACGACCTGCTCCCGCTGCTGCAGGCGGTGAAGCCGGCGGAGCTGAACGCGACGCTGAACGCCCTCGCGACGGCGCTGCAGGGCCGCGGCGACCAGATCGGCCGGAACCTGGAGGAGGCCGACGAGCTGCTGCGGAAGATCAATCCGCAGCTCGGCACGCTGGTGCACGACCTGAACGCCCTGGCCGACGTCTCCGACATCTACAGCGCCGCGGCGCCCGACCTGCTGCAGACGCTCCGCAACCTGAACGTCACCAGCAGGACGATCACCGACAAGAAGGCGACGATCGAGCAGCTGATCCCGGCGACGACCGCGCTGGCCCAGGACGGCGACGTGTTCATGCGGCAGAACGCCCCGAAGATCATCGGCTTCAACATCGCGAACCGGGACGGGCTGGACCTGATCGCCCGCTACTCGCCGTCGCTGCCGTGCGTGTTCGCCGGGCTGATGAAGCTCAAGCCGGAGTCCCAGCGGGTGGCCGGCGGCAACGGGTCCAAGACCTTCAACCTGACGGTCGAGATCGTCAAGCCCGTGCCGGGCTACAAGTACCCGCTGGACAAGCCGGAGGCCAAGGACCAGCGCGACCCGCGCTGCTACGGGCTGCCGAACCCCAAGGTCCCGTCCCCGACCTACCTCGCGCTGGACGGCACGCAGGACGACCTGTGGTGGAAGAACCCCGATGACCCGAACGGCGGCGGGAGCCGCGGCCGGGCGCTGTCGAACGTCTTCGTGGACCCGGGCTCGATGAGCGAGAAGGACAAGATCAAGAACGTGCTCGGCCCGGTGACGCGGACCCGCGCCGACCAGCTGTCCGACGTCGCCGCGCTGATGTTCGGGCCGCTGCTGGCCGACGGATCGGTGGTGACGGTCAAGTGA
- a CDS encoding MlaE family ABC transporter permease, producing MAAPGKTGKAARRVVSAPLDRLDDFGHQMSFYARAFAWVFRVLRRYRTEVLRLLAEVSLGTGGLAVIGGSVVIVGFMTFFTGSQVGLQGYESLNQIGTAAFTGFVASYFNTREIAPLVSALALSATVGCGFTAQLGAMRISDEIDALEVMAVPSMPFLVTTRMLAGMIAVIPLYIVGLLASYGATRVIVTMFYGQSTGTYDHYFHLFLPPYDILWSFGKVIVFAVLVMLIHCYYGYHASGGPAGVGVAVGRAVRTSIVVINVVDLMLGMAIWGTTTSVRIAG from the coding sequence ATGGCTGCCCCTGGCAAGACGGGCAAGGCCGCCCGGCGGGTGGTGAGCGCGCCGCTCGACCGGCTGGACGACTTCGGCCACCAGATGTCGTTCTACGCCCGCGCGTTCGCGTGGGTGTTCCGGGTGCTGCGCCGGTACCGCACGGAGGTGCTGCGGCTGCTGGCCGAGGTGAGCCTCGGCACCGGCGGCCTCGCGGTGATCGGCGGCTCGGTGGTGATCGTCGGGTTCATGACGTTCTTCACCGGCAGCCAGGTCGGCCTGCAGGGCTACGAGTCGCTGAACCAGATCGGCACGGCCGCGTTCACCGGGTTCGTCGCGTCCTACTTCAACACCCGCGAGATCGCGCCGCTGGTGTCGGCGCTCGCGCTGTCGGCGACGGTCGGCTGCGGGTTCACCGCCCAGCTCGGCGCGATGCGGATCTCCGACGAGATCGACGCGCTGGAGGTCATGGCCGTCCCGTCGATGCCGTTCCTCGTCACCACCCGGATGCTCGCCGGGATGATCGCGGTCATCCCGCTGTACATCGTGGGCCTGCTCGCCTCCTACGGCGCGACCCGGGTCATCGTGACGATGTTCTACGGCCAGTCGACCGGCACCTACGACCATTACTTCCATCTGTTCCTACCGCCGTACGACATCTTGTGGTCGTTCGGAAAAGTGATCGTTTTCGCGGTGCTGGTGATGCTGATCCACTGCTACTACGGCTACCACGCCTCCGGCGGCCCGGCGGGCGTCGGCGTGGCGGTGGGCCGCGCGGTGCGGACCAGCATCGTGGTGATCAATGTGGTCGACCTGATGCTCGGCATGGCGATCTGGGGCACCACCACCAGCGTCCGGATCGCGGGGTGA
- a CDS encoding MlaE family ABC transporter permease, producing the protein MFQWPFQWREFIQQAWFIVSVTVVPTMLVAIPFGGVLSLQVGGLIRQLGAQSYTGATAVVAIVREASPLVTSLLVAGAAGSAMCADIGSRKIREEIDAMEVLGINPLHRLVVPRMLACAFVALFLNGLVSVVGLLGGYFFNVMLQGGTPGAYLASFNAIAQLPDLLQAEFKAFVFGITAGLVAAYKGLNAKGGPKGVGDAVNQTVVITFMLLFLENFLISTLYFQFVPSKGM; encoded by the coding sequence ATGTTCCAGTGGCCGTTCCAGTGGCGCGAGTTCATCCAGCAGGCCTGGTTCATCGTCAGCGTCACCGTCGTGCCCACGATGCTGGTCGCCATCCCCTTCGGCGGCGTGTTGTCCCTCCAGGTCGGCGGGCTGATCCGGCAACTCGGCGCGCAGTCCTACACCGGCGCGACCGCGGTGGTCGCGATCGTCCGGGAGGCCAGCCCGCTGGTCACCTCGCTGCTGGTCGCGGGCGCCGCCGGGTCGGCGATGTGCGCCGACATCGGCTCCCGGAAGATCCGCGAGGAGATCGACGCCATGGAGGTGCTGGGCATCAACCCCCTGCACCGCCTGGTGGTGCCGCGGATGCTCGCCTGCGCGTTCGTCGCGCTGTTCCTCAACGGGCTGGTCTCGGTGGTCGGCCTGCTGGGCGGCTACTTCTTCAACGTGATGCTGCAGGGCGGCACCCCCGGCGCCTACCTGGCCTCCTTCAACGCCATCGCGCAGCTGCCCGACCTGCTGCAGGCCGAGTTCAAGGCGTTCGTCTTCGGCATCACCGCGGGCCTGGTCGCGGCGTACAAGGGCCTGAACGCCAAGGGCGGGCCGAAGGGCGTGGGCGACGCGGTCAACCAGACCGTCGTCATCACGTTCATGCTGCTCTTCCTGGAGAACTTCCTGATCTCCACGCTGTACTTCCAGTTCGTCCCGTCGAAGGGGATGTAG
- a CDS encoding ABC transporter ATP-binding protein, with translation MGVEIRVEGLTKSFGRQVIWQDVSLTIPAGEISVLLGPSGTGKSVFLKSLVGLLKPDRGHIWIGDRDLPYLPESQLYDTRKLFGVLFQDGALFGSMNLFDNIAFPLREHTKKSESEIKRIVMEKMDLVGLLGAEHKLPGEISGGMKKRAGLARALVLDPEILLVDEPDSGLDPVRTAFLNQVFIDLNAQIGATFLIVTHDINTARTLPDNIGLLYQRHLAMFGPREMLLSSEEPVVRQFLNASKIGPIGMSEEKDESELEAEAKMGHDPGKLPPIPPQQMPSNGLIRTGMHAPGAWCAAHGVTPPPGSFIDDLGRNWVEEWPRYVASMTPVGAPSGGAHGAPGGMPPAGPPPGGPGDRFPGNPPPGRPGAGAGY, from the coding sequence GTGGGCGTCGAGATCAGAGTCGAGGGTCTGACGAAGTCCTTCGGCCGCCAGGTGATCTGGCAGGACGTGTCGCTGACCATTCCCGCAGGTGAGATCTCCGTTCTCCTGGGTCCGTCCGGTACCGGAAAGTCGGTCTTCCTGAAGTCCCTCGTGGGGCTGCTCAAGCCCGACCGCGGGCACATCTGGATCGGCGACAGGGACCTGCCGTACCTGCCCGAGTCGCAGCTGTACGACACCCGGAAGCTGTTCGGCGTCCTGTTCCAGGACGGCGCCCTCTTCGGCTCCATGAACCTGTTCGACAACATCGCGTTCCCGCTCCGCGAGCACACCAAGAAGTCCGAGTCCGAGATCAAGCGCATCGTCATGGAGAAGATGGACCTGGTCGGTCTCCTCGGTGCCGAGCACAAGCTTCCCGGCGAGATCTCCGGCGGCATGAAGAAGCGCGCCGGCCTGGCCCGCGCGCTCGTCCTGGACCCCGAGATCCTGCTGGTGGACGAGCCGGACTCTGGCCTCGACCCGGTCCGCACCGCGTTCCTCAACCAGGTGTTCATCGACCTCAACGCGCAGATCGGCGCGACGTTCCTGATCGTCACCCACGACATCAACACCGCCCGTACCCTCCCGGACAACATCGGCCTGCTGTACCAGCGGCACCTGGCGATGTTCGGGCCGCGGGAGATGCTGCTGTCCAGCGAGGAGCCGGTCGTCCGGCAGTTCCTCAACGCCAGCAAGATCGGCCCGATCGGCATGTCCGAGGAGAAGGACGAGTCCGAGCTGGAGGCCGAGGCGAAGATGGGACACGACCCCGGCAAGCTGCCGCCGATCCCGCCGCAGCAGATGCCGAGCAACGGGCTGATCCGCACCGGCATGCACGCGCCCGGCGCGTGGTGCGCGGCGCACGGCGTCACGCCGCCGCCCGGCTCGTTCATCGACGACCTCGGCCGCAACTGGGTGGAGGAGTGGCCGCGGTACGTGGCGTCCATGACGCCCGTCGGCGCCCCCTCCGGCGGCGCGCACGGGGCGCCCGGCGGCATGCCGCCCGCCGGTCCTCCGCCCGGCGGTCCCGGGGACCGGTTCCCCGGCAACCCGCCGCCCGGCCGGCCGGGAGCGGGTGCAGGCTACTGA
- the rplL gene encoding 50S ribosomal protein L7/L12 → MAKLSTDDLLDAFKEMTLLELSEFVKQFEEVFDVKAAAPVAAVAAAPGGAAAGGEEAPVQDEFDVILEGAGDKKIQVIKEVRALTSLGLKEAKDLVDGAPKALLEKVNKETADKAKEALEKAGASVTVK, encoded by the coding sequence ATGGCGAAGCTCAGCACCGACGACCTGCTCGACGCCTTCAAGGAGATGACCCTTCTCGAGCTCTCCGAGTTCGTGAAGCAGTTCGAAGAGGTCTTCGACGTCAAGGCCGCCGCCCCCGTCGCGGCCGTGGCCGCGGCCCCCGGCGGCGCCGCGGCCGGTGGCGAGGAGGCCCCGGTCCAGGACGAGTTCGACGTCATCCTCGAGGGTGCCGGCGACAAGAAGATCCAGGTCATCAAGGAGGTGCGCGCCCTGACGAGCCTCGGCCTCAAGGAGGCCAAGGACCTGGTCGACGGCGCGCCGAAGGCGCTGCTGGAGAAGGTCAACAAGGAGACGGCCGACAAGGCCAAGGAGGCCCTGGAGAAGGCCGGCGCCTCGGTCACCGTCAAGTAA
- the rplJ gene encoding 50S ribosomal protein L10, whose translation MAKAHKDAAIAELKNEFESSNGAVLTEYRGLSVAQVKELRDNLGETARFRVVKNTLTKRAANEAGVDEQFRDLLEGPSAIAFVRGDVVEAAKGLRDFAKTNPMLVIKGGFIDGQSMDAAEITKLADLESREVLLAKLAGAMKGSMANAAALFNALPTQAAQLAEALRAKREAEGETAEAPAAAEASAE comes from the coding sequence ATGGCCAAGGCCCACAAGGACGCGGCGATCGCCGAGCTCAAGAACGAGTTCGAGAGCTCCAACGGCGCCGTGCTGACCGAGTACCGCGGGCTTTCCGTCGCGCAGGTCAAGGAGCTGCGCGACAACCTCGGCGAGACCGCGCGGTTCCGCGTGGTGAAGAACACGCTGACCAAGCGCGCCGCGAACGAGGCCGGCGTCGACGAGCAGTTCCGCGACCTGCTCGAAGGCCCGTCGGCCATCGCGTTCGTCCGCGGCGACGTGGTCGAGGCCGCCAAGGGCCTGCGCGACTTCGCCAAGACGAACCCGATGCTGGTGATCAAGGGCGGCTTCATCGACGGTCAGTCGATGGACGCGGCCGAGATCACCAAGCTGGCGGATCTTGAGTCGCGCGAGGTGCTCCTCGCGAAGCTGGCCGGTGCGATGAAGGGCTCGATGGCGAACGCCGCCGCGCTGTTCAACGCTCTGCCGACGCAGGCCGCCCAGCTCGCCGAGGCGCTGCGCGCCAAGCGCGAGGCCGAGGGCGAGACCGCCGAGGCACCCGCCGCCGCCGAGGCGTCCGCCGAGTAG
- a CDS encoding DUF6612 family protein codes for MIRRFAVGTALATGLALSLTGCLGDAEKTVDDAGKGLRLSAAQVLGKAAEKTGQIDSFQADMTMKSTGSSTGAVSMNGTMQYRTKPDLAYSMNFGQMTVAGKPMSGMEQRLVGRNMYMKMPMLSQLGGGTKPWIKISLDELGAKTGMNIDELLQQSRQMDPVQNTKMLTASKDAREVGKETIDGVQTTHYTGTYKMEDAVAKLSPETREAYRKSLGTTGLQAMHFDLWVDGQQLPRQMTMKSTQSTAGDMIMTMKYRDYGKPVQVTEPPASEVTDFGEIMSRLGGGGGLPGT; via the coding sequence ATGATCCGTCGTTTCGCGGTAGGCACGGCGCTGGCCACCGGCCTCGCCCTCTCGCTGACCGGCTGTCTCGGGGACGCCGAGAAGACGGTGGACGACGCCGGCAAGGGACTGCGGCTGTCCGCCGCGCAGGTCCTCGGCAAGGCCGCCGAGAAGACCGGCCAGATCGACTCGTTCCAGGCCGACATGACGATGAAGTCGACCGGCTCGTCGACGGGCGCCGTGTCGATGAACGGCACGATGCAGTACCGCACGAAGCCCGATCTGGCCTACAGCATGAACTTCGGGCAGATGACGGTCGCGGGCAAGCCGATGTCCGGCATGGAGCAGCGGCTCGTCGGCCGGAACATGTACATGAAGATGCCGATGCTGTCCCAGCTCGGCGGCGGGACCAAGCCCTGGATCAAGATCTCGCTGGACGAGCTGGGCGCCAAGACCGGGATGAACATCGACGAGCTGCTCCAGCAGTCCCGGCAGATGGACCCGGTGCAGAACACCAAGATGCTGACGGCGTCCAAGGACGCGCGCGAGGTCGGCAAGGAGACGATCGACGGCGTCCAGACGACCCACTACACCGGCACGTACAAGATGGAGGACGCGGTCGCGAAGCTCTCCCCGGAGACGCGGGAGGCCTACCGCAAGAGCCTCGGCACGACCGGCCTCCAGGCCATGCACTTCGACCTGTGGGTGGACGGGCAGCAGCTGCCGCGCCAGATGACGATGAAGTCGACGCAGTCGACCGCGGGCGACATGATCATGACGATGAAGTACCGCGACTACGGCAAGCCGGTCCAGGTCACCGAGCCGCCGGCGAGCGAGGTCACCGACTTCGGCGAGATCATGAGCCGCCTCGGCGGCGGCGGTGGACTGCCCGGCACCTGA
- a CDS encoding class I adenylate-forming enzyme family protein, translating into MGGLQRRDVHRLYDVLDGAAEDAPEAPAVSVDGATWTFRELRARTDALGAHLSARCSPGARVALLAHNRLEYVAAYYGVPRDGRILVPLNQRLHPREWADQIVRCGAELVIGEPELLERLAREGGLPGDHPPLVDVADLPWDGPAPSREGDNDPAGVAWLMFTSGTTGRPKGVRLTHRSLLAGIAVTASGRPVLPGDVFCTPFPLCHVAGYQVVLHHLFRRHAVVLRRFGPAVLVEAARRHGVTNLSLAPTMLEDLLAHLDGDPVALAALRATVRVIAYGSAPMPVPLLRRADAVLGCDLNQGYGMTELSGNATFLSPADHRAAVAGRPELAASAGRPGAGAEIAVIGEDGAPLPPGAQGEVVVRGPQVADGYWDDPVATAEAFAGGRFRTGDAGRVDDDGYLYLADRLKDVIITGGENVSSREVEDVLRTVRGVGEVAVVGLPDPRWGQSVCAVIVPDGVPPREEDLVAACRARLAGFKTPRRIAFVSALPRTGTGKVRKTALRTELAARTEPADRPEGC; encoded by the coding sequence ATGGGCGGGTTGCAGCGTCGGGACGTCCACCGGCTGTACGACGTGCTCGACGGGGCCGCGGAAGACGCCCCCGAGGCCCCGGCCGTGTCGGTCGACGGCGCGACGTGGACGTTCCGGGAGCTGCGCGCCCGGACGGACGCGCTGGGCGCCCACCTGTCGGCGCGGTGCTCGCCCGGGGCGCGGGTGGCGCTGCTCGCGCACAACCGGCTGGAGTACGTGGCGGCCTACTACGGGGTCCCGCGCGACGGCAGGATCCTGGTGCCGCTGAACCAGAGGTTGCATCCGCGCGAATGGGCCGACCAGATCGTCCGCTGCGGAGCCGAGCTCGTCATCGGTGAGCCGGAGCTGCTGGAGAGGCTGGCCCGCGAGGGCGGGCTTCCCGGCGACCATCCGCCGCTCGTAGACGTCGCCGACCTGCCGTGGGACGGCCCGGCCCCCTCTCGGGAGGGCGACAACGATCCGGCCGGGGTCGCCTGGCTGATGTTCACCAGCGGCACGACCGGCCGGCCGAAGGGCGTGCGGCTCACCCACCGGAGCCTGCTCGCGGGCATCGCGGTCACGGCTTCGGGGCGTCCCGTGCTGCCAGGTGACGTGTTCTGCACACCGTTCCCCCTGTGCCATGTGGCGGGCTACCAGGTCGTCCTGCACCACCTGTTCCGGCGGCATGCCGTCGTGCTGCGCCGGTTCGGTCCGGCCGTCCTGGTGGAAGCGGCGCGCCGGCACGGCGTCACGAACCTCTCGCTCGCCCCCACGATGCTGGAGGATCTGCTCGCGCACCTGGACGGGGACCCGGTGGCTCTGGCGGCGCTGCGCGCCACCGTCCGGGTGATCGCGTACGGGTCGGCGCCGATGCCGGTTCCGCTGCTGCGCCGTGCGGACGCGGTGCTCGGCTGCGACCTGAACCAGGGGTACGGGATGACCGAGCTGTCCGGCAACGCGACGTTCCTGTCCCCGGCGGACCACCGTGCCGCCGTCGCGGGGCGGCCGGAGTTGGCGGCGTCGGCGGGCCGCCCGGGCGCAGGCGCGGAGATCGCCGTGATCGGTGAGGACGGGGCCCCGCTCCCGCCCGGTGCGCAGGGCGAGGTGGTCGTCCGCGGGCCACAGGTGGCGGACGGGTACTGGGACGATCCGGTGGCGACCGCCGAGGCGTTCGCGGGTGGCCGGTTCCGCACCGGCGACGCGGGCCGCGTCGACGATGACGGCTACCTGTACCTCGCCGACCGGCTCAAGGACGTGATCATCACGGGCGGGGAGAACGTCTCGTCGCGCGAGGTCGAGGACGTCCTGCGCACGGTCCGGGGGGTCGGCGAGGTGGCGGTGGTGGGGCTGCCCGATCCGCGCTGGGGCCAGTCGGTGTGCGCGGTGATCGTGCCGGACGGCGTCCCGCCGCGGGAAGAGGACCTGGTCGCGGCCTGCCGCGCCCGGCTCGCCGGTTTCAAGACCCCGCGGCGCATCGCGTTCGTGTCGGCCCTCCCGCGCACCGGGACCGGCAAGGTCCGCAAGACCGCCCTCCGCACCGAGCTGGCCGCCCGCACCGAGCCGGCCGATCGGCCCGAAGGCTGCTGA